One window of Mycobacteriales bacterium genomic DNA carries:
- a CDS encoding ABC transporter permease: protein MTILGASPPSVAGLRDLLGSLASSSGRTATLVRRTVIAAAAFFGIRAWFGMSSVDIVNGLSLGALYGIIGVALVLSYRTSRVINFAAAAVGAVPAIFAVSLTIADHVSYLLTLPIAVVGGLAFGALTEVVVLRRFNHASRLIVTVVTIGVAQSYAALGFFIPVWFGQKAAQAPKVTTPWQSLAYHSSRGEPVLTGNDVFAIVSVLIVTGALALFLKRSRFGIALRASSENAERAALLGIPVARVATIAWALAGLLSGIAIFGQSPLIGVPSDATLGFDTLLYGLAAAVVARMQSVGLALLTGLGIGLLIAGSVATAGNNDYASGLMIVVILLGLLAQRRTRSRAVEAGASSWQAIAVFRPIPIELRRLPEVLRLRAIGIAAAIGLAIGLPFLAGAAYVPELTVLPVYGIIGVSLVVLTGWAGQISLGQFGLVGMSAAVSGGLAANHNIDFFAALAIGIATGVVTAVIIGLPAVRIHGIYLAVTTLAFGYAVENYMLNTNYFIGAHILPSGYTAHLLRPLLYGRFDMNDPKSFYFLCVAFFGLCIAGALSFRRHHSGRILIALRDNQRAATSYGIAPVRSRLAAFAVAGVFAGVAGVLFAYLQFSVNAGTYSVTASIGVFLAAAVGGLGSLAGGVLGVIAFEALVLFGPLIWHHLGTTWDSVMPLLLTGPLLILNLWFNPGGLAGWVFQLRDDWLRRLASRHQLHVPSLVADRRVDEHEPEHQEQAFGAALTAREPEPVR from the coding sequence GTGACCATCCTGGGCGCCTCGCCACCGTCCGTCGCCGGGCTACGAGACCTGCTCGGCTCGCTCGCCAGCAGCTCCGGCCGGACCGCGACGCTGGTCCGCCGCACCGTCATCGCGGCCGCGGCCTTCTTCGGGATCCGGGCGTGGTTCGGGATGTCGTCGGTCGACATCGTCAACGGGCTGTCCCTGGGCGCCCTGTACGGAATCATCGGTGTCGCGCTGGTCCTGTCCTACCGGACCAGCCGGGTGATCAACTTCGCTGCGGCCGCGGTCGGCGCGGTGCCGGCCATCTTCGCGGTGTCGCTCACCATCGCCGACCATGTCAGCTACCTGCTGACCCTGCCGATCGCGGTCGTCGGCGGGCTGGCGTTTGGTGCCCTCACCGAGGTCGTCGTCCTGCGCCGGTTCAACCATGCCTCGCGGCTCATCGTGACCGTCGTCACCATCGGGGTAGCGCAAAGCTATGCCGCGCTCGGCTTCTTCATCCCGGTGTGGTTCGGTCAGAAGGCGGCGCAGGCCCCCAAGGTCACCACGCCATGGCAGAGCCTCGCCTACCACAGCTCCCGCGGCGAACCCGTCCTGACCGGCAACGACGTCTTCGCGATCGTCTCGGTGCTGATCGTCACCGGCGCGCTGGCCCTGTTCCTGAAGCGCAGCCGCTTCGGCATCGCGCTGCGCGCGTCGAGCGAGAACGCCGAACGGGCGGCCCTGCTCGGCATCCCGGTCGCCCGGGTCGCCACCATCGCCTGGGCGCTCGCCGGGCTGCTCTCCGGGATCGCGATCTTCGGCCAGTCCCCGCTGATCGGGGTACCGAGCGACGCAACCCTGGGTTTCGACACGCTGCTCTACGGGCTGGCCGCGGCCGTCGTCGCCCGCATGCAGAGCGTCGGCCTGGCGCTGCTGACCGGCCTCGGCATCGGACTGCTCATCGCCGGCTCGGTGGCCACGGCCGGGAACAACGACTACGCGTCCGGGCTGATGATCGTCGTGATCCTGCTCGGCTTGCTGGCCCAGCGGCGGACCCGGTCCCGAGCCGTGGAAGCCGGCGCCTCGAGCTGGCAGGCGATCGCCGTCTTCCGCCCGATCCCGATCGAGCTGCGCCGGCTGCCGGAGGTCCTTCGGCTGCGCGCGATCGGCATCGCCGCGGCGATCGGGCTCGCGATCGGGCTTCCGTTCCTCGCGGGAGCCGCCTACGTGCCGGAGCTCACCGTGCTGCCGGTCTACGGCATCATCGGCGTCTCCCTGGTCGTCCTCACCGGGTGGGCCGGCCAGATCAGTCTCGGCCAGTTCGGTCTGGTCGGAATGTCCGCGGCCGTTTCCGGCGGGCTCGCCGCCAACCACAACATCGACTTCTTCGCGGCGTTGGCGATCGGGATCGCAACCGGGGTGGTCACCGCGGTGATCATCGGGTTGCCGGCCGTCCGGATCCACGGCATCTACCTCGCGGTGACGACCCTGGCGTTCGGCTACGCCGTCGAAAACTACATGTTGAACACGAACTACTTCATCGGCGCGCACATCCTGCCGTCCGGCTACACGGCACACCTGCTGCGCCCGCTGCTCTACGGCCGGTTCGACATGAACGACCCGAAGAGCTTCTACTTCCTGTGCGTGGCGTTCTTCGGCCTGTGCATCGCCGGGGCCCTGTCGTTCCGCCGCCACCACAGCGGGCGGATCCTCATCGCGCTGCGCGACAACCAGCGGGCCGCCACGTCCTACGGGATCGCGCCGGTGCGCAGCCGGCTGGCCGCCTTCGCCGTCGCCGGCGTCTTCGCCGGCGTCGCCGGCGTGCTGTTCGCCTACCTGCAGTTCAGCGTCAACGCCGGAACGTACAGCGTGACGGCGAGCATCGGGGTGTTCCTCGCCGCCGCGGTCGGCGGCCTCGGCTCGCTCGCCGGCGGCGTGCTCGGGGTGATCGCATTCGAGGCGCTGGTGCTGTTCGGGCCGCTGATCTGGCACCACCTCGGCACCACGTGGGACTCGGTGATGCCGCTGTTGTTGACCGGCCCCCTGCTGATCCTCAACCTGTGGTTCAACCCGGGCGGTCTCGCCGGCTGGGTGTTCCAGCTCCGCGACGACTGGCTGCGCCGCCTGGCCTCGCGTCACCAGCTGCACGTGCCCTCGCTCGTCGCGGACCGGCGGGTCGACGAGCACGAACCGGAACACCAGGAGCAGGCTTTCGGCGCCGCGCTCACCGCCCGCGAGCCGGAGCCGGTCCGATGA